A stretch of the Mycolicibacterium celeriflavum genome encodes the following:
- a CDS encoding ROK family protein, which yields MRTTVTTTLPAKPSVRSAQHAKRALLARRHVVAPALKVADAAAASVFGAARLRGPIARDAIAQVTGLSIATVNRQVTALLEAGVLRERADLAVSGAIGRPRVPVEVNHEPFLTLGIHIGARSLSIVAADLFGRTLDVVETPTPRAPQAAALASLADSARRYLGRWHRRRPLWVGVAAGGVVDSATGYLDHPRLGWSEAPVGPVLAEALGLPVSVASHVDAMAGAELLLGGRRQPSDTSTSLYVYARETVGYALSIGGRVHSPASGPGTIAALPAHSELLGGTGQLESTVSDEAVLIAARKARILPAEGPASTMPALFKLARQGGRPAQQLLAERARVLGEAVALLRDMLNPDDLIVGGQAFTEYPEGMSVVEAAFAQRSVMPAREIRLTVFGNRVQEAGAGVVSLGGLYADPIGAMRRAQRRRPGRPPEGHTDSTE from the coding sequence GGCCCGCCGGCACGTCGTCGCGCCGGCACTGAAGGTGGCCGACGCGGCCGCCGCGTCGGTGTTCGGTGCGGCCCGACTGCGCGGGCCCATCGCCCGTGACGCCATCGCTCAGGTCACCGGCCTGAGCATCGCGACCGTCAACCGTCAGGTCACCGCGCTGCTCGAGGCCGGTGTGCTGCGCGAACGCGCCGACCTCGCGGTTTCCGGCGCGATCGGCCGACCCCGCGTGCCCGTGGAGGTCAATCACGAACCGTTCCTCACGCTGGGGATCCACATCGGCGCCCGCAGCCTTAGCATCGTGGCCGCCGACCTCTTCGGTCGCACCCTCGACGTCGTCGAGACACCTACGCCGCGGGCTCCGCAGGCTGCCGCGCTGGCGTCGCTGGCCGACAGCGCCCGCCGCTACCTCGGCCGCTGGCATCGGCGCCGCCCGCTGTGGGTGGGTGTCGCGGCCGGCGGCGTGGTCGACAGCGCGACCGGTTACCTCGACCATCCGCGGCTCGGCTGGTCCGAGGCGCCGGTCGGGCCGGTACTCGCCGAGGCGCTCGGCCTGCCGGTGTCGGTCGCCTCGCACGTGGACGCGATGGCGGGCGCCGAACTGCTGCTCGGGGGGCGCAGGCAACCGTCGGACACGTCGACGAGCCTGTACGTCTACGCCCGCGAGACCGTCGGCTACGCGTTGTCGATCGGCGGCCGGGTGCACTCACCGGCCAGCGGACCCGGCACCATCGCCGCGCTGCCCGCCCACTCCGAACTACTCGGCGGCACAGGGCAACTGGAGTCCACGGTCAGCGACGAAGCGGTGCTGATCGCCGCCCGCAAGGCGCGCATTCTCCCCGCCGAGGGGCCCGCATCGACGATGCCGGCGCTGTTCAAGCTCGCCCGGCAGGGCGGCCGGCCCGCGCAGCAACTGCTGGCCGAACGTGCGCGGGTGCTGGGGGAGGCCGTCGCGCTGCTGCGCGACATGCTCAATCCTGACGACCTGATCGTCGGCGGCCAGGCTTTCACCGAATATCCCGAGGGCATGAGCGTCGTGGAAGCCGCGTTCGCGCAGCGCTCGGTGATGCCCGCACGCGAGATCCGGCTGACCGTCTTCGGGAACCGGGTTCAGGAGGCCGGTGCGGGTGTGGTGTCGCTCGGCGGCCTGTACGCCGACCCGATCGGCGCCATGCGCCGGGCGCAGCGCCGTCGACCAGGGCGACCGCCTGAGGGACACACAGATTCGACCGAATAG